The Chthoniobacterales bacterium genome has a window encoding:
- a CDS encoding DoxX family protein, whose protein sequence is MNMLLWILQILAALLYGASGVMKIFMFEKISKDVRSFDALPRGVWRGLGILELVCVVGLIIPAVFRWHPELTVLAAAVLALESLIFIWVHVKSHEIPPLVMSAVLGLLMAFVAYGRMVLAPIS, encoded by the coding sequence ATGAATATGCTGTTGTGGATCCTGCAAATACTCGCCGCGCTCCTCTACGGGGCGTCGGGCGTCATGAAAATCTTCATGTTCGAGAAAATAAGCAAAGACGTCCGGTCCTTTGATGCGTTGCCGCGTGGAGTTTGGAGAGGTCTCGGCATCCTCGAGCTCGTCTGCGTGGTCGGACTGATCATCCCCGCCGTTTTTCGCTGGCACCCGGAGCTCACGGTGTTGGCGGCTGCGGTCCTGGCGCTGGAGAGCCTCATTTTCATCTGGGTGCATGTGAAGAGCCACGAAATCCCGCCGCTGGTCATGAGCGCCGTGCTCGGCCTTCTCATGGCATTCGTCGCCTACGGCCGAATGGTCCTGGCGCCGATCTCCTGA
- a CDS encoding class I SAM-dependent methyltransferase yields MKRLLDSRAGVCALTYSQGDWGAPVFMSDQNSKSNPSPVQANLDSPKPGQSIYDEAVFLSGWVHSAGCDPASCRIRAFFNDTCFAETRILSSRADVSASLQLPPGTRTGFRMLGKIPPGAAEAGEATLRLVASWGEGNSTTIAERVVRLVPAMLPARPYGEVVFPENERLLHRENIYGSGPPIEEPGVEAANLLREYLPPGSSVVDVGCGAGAYGPVLMTAGHHWVGLEANDYCCEILERRQLTFRRVDVESGKLPCADSEFDCAICIEVLEHTKDPAAFVAEIARSVRQRVLFSVPNLELLPYLHDWGVVPWHLLEGDHKNFFTRGSLHAVLARSFSRIEIFPYGEHPLRTRDDVPVFVHLFAIADK; encoded by the coding sequence GTGAAACGATTGCTCGACTCGCGCGCCGGGGTTTGCGCGTTAACCTATTCGCAGGGCGATTGGGGAGCCCCGGTTTTCATGTCAGATCAAAATTCAAAATCAAATCCGTCACCGGTTCAGGCGAACCTCGATTCGCCGAAACCGGGCCAGAGCATTTACGACGAGGCGGTTTTTCTCTCCGGATGGGTTCACTCTGCCGGCTGCGATCCCGCCTCCTGCCGGATTCGCGCATTTTTCAACGACACCTGCTTCGCGGAGACGCGGATTCTTTCTTCTCGCGCCGATGTCTCCGCCAGTCTGCAACTTCCTCCCGGGACACGAACCGGTTTCCGGATGCTCGGCAAAATCCCGCCGGGCGCTGCTGAAGCGGGGGAGGCGACTTTGCGCCTGGTGGCATCATGGGGCGAAGGGAATTCCACCACGATCGCCGAGCGAGTCGTGCGGCTCGTTCCCGCCATGCTGCCCGCACGCCCCTACGGCGAAGTGGTCTTCCCCGAGAACGAGAGATTGCTGCACCGGGAAAATATTTACGGGTCCGGCCCGCCAATTGAAGAACCGGGGGTCGAGGCTGCCAATTTGCTTAGGGAATATTTGCCGCCCGGTTCTTCCGTGGTGGATGTCGGTTGCGGTGCGGGCGCGTATGGGCCGGTGCTGATGACCGCCGGGCATCACTGGGTTGGTTTGGAGGCCAACGACTATTGCTGCGAAATCCTCGAGCGCCGCCAGCTTACGTTTCGCCGCGTCGATGTTGAATCAGGCAAATTACCCTGCGCTGATTCGGAATTCGATTGCGCGATTTGTATCGAGGTTCTCGAACACACGAAGGACCCGGCTGCTTTCGTCGCTGAGATCGCGCGGAGCGTTCGGCAGCGTGTTCTCTTCTCAGTCCCGAACCTGGAGTTGCTTCCTTACCTGCATGATTGGGGCGTCGTTCCCTGGCACTTGCTTGAAGGCGATCACAAGAACTTTTTCACCCGCGGCAGCCTGCACGCTGTGCTGGCGCGCTCCTTCTCGCGGATCGAGATTTTTCCCTATGGCGAACATCCGCTCCGCACCCGCGATGATGTTCCGGTCTTCGTCCATTTGTTCGCGATCGCGGACAAATAG
- a CDS encoding glycosyltransferase family 2 protein, with amino-acid sequence MDDSTPHLSIVIPLYNSALTLPTLHQQLSDLEVKGGLELIVVNDGSRDETEAVALKLTRESRLPMTFLSLSRNFGEHNAVLAGLRAVSGRYVITMDDDLQNPPSEALKLLAVAEAEKRDVVFAIYDRKEHAWWRNAGSRLTNLIADFVVDKPRGLYLSSFRCMSRFVADEVAKSRNPYPYIDGLIFQVTQNAGTVRVHHAERSQGSSGYNVRKLVRLWISMLVNVSVVPLRLMTVAGLITSALGFLAVIEVVIERVISTTPPTGWSSLMAAILLLSGTQLLLLGILGEYVGRIYLGISEKPQSVVREQLSSPRSPTGPA; translated from the coding sequence ATGGATGACTCCACGCCGCATCTCAGCATCGTTATTCCCCTTTATAACTCGGCCCTGACCCTGCCCACGCTCCATCAACAGTTGTCGGACCTGGAGGTGAAGGGCGGTCTCGAGCTGATTGTGGTGAACGATGGCAGCCGTGATGAGACGGAAGCGGTCGCGCTGAAATTGACCCGGGAAAGCCGGTTGCCGATGACCTTTCTGAGCTTGTCGCGCAACTTCGGCGAACACAACGCCGTCCTGGCCGGTCTGCGCGCCGTCTCCGGTCGCTATGTCATCACCATGGATGACGATCTGCAAAATCCCCCTTCCGAGGCGTTGAAGCTCCTGGCCGTCGCGGAAGCGGAGAAGCGCGATGTCGTCTTCGCCATTTACGATCGCAAGGAGCACGCCTGGTGGCGGAATGCCGGCAGCCGGTTGACCAATCTGATCGCGGACTTTGTCGTCGACAAACCTCGCGGACTCTATTTATCGAGCTTCCGGTGCATGAGCCGGTTCGTGGCCGACGAAGTGGCAAAATCGCGGAATCCCTATCCCTACATCGACGGCCTCATTTTCCAGGTCACGCAAAACGCGGGCACGGTGCGGGTGCATCATGCCGAACGAAGCCAGGGAAGCAGCGGCTACAATGTTCGGAAGCTGGTCCGGCTTTGGATCAGCATGCTCGTCAATGTCTCGGTTGTTCCGTTGCGCCTGATGACGGTGGCGGGACTCATCACGAGCGCGCTGGGATTTCTCGCCGTCATTGAGGTCGTGATCGAACGCGTCATCTCCACGACGCCGCCGACCGGTTGGAGCTCGCTCATGGCCGCGATCCTTTTGCTCTCCGGCACCCAGCTTCTGTTGCTCGGTATCCTGGGCGAATATGTCGGACGAATTTATCTCGGCATCAGCGAGAAACCCCAGAGCGTCGTCCGGGAACAGCTCAGCTCGCCCCGGTCCCCAACGGGCCCCGCCTGA
- a CDS encoding glycosyltransferase family 87 protein, with translation MPELAAGAPRMNSFADRMNRDAVFRILLWVFGAVLFVFALVPVLHGLRGHSTKDYWVWFETGKTVLQGTEIYPDPRWNKFPFMYPPPCALFLAPLSALGQTGLIIVLVVVNAVAWICSIIFSVRLATGGKERGHVLLYLIPGLIMGTQVWGNFLLGQPSLVLLALMLGAFVALRQKLQSLAGGLIALAAAIKAFPLLGIVYLIYRRYWVATATMVLTLIFLLILALPFRGYDLAKQDLQRWTSGMLFKYDESGVGQRLGRSVSWKNQSIWGVANRLLRHVEYDHRYEPHTPVYANFADLEFGTVNRIILATALLFGLTFIAVMPRASGRTRETDAIEFALLLLLMLLFTPLSFGYLFVWLLYPLTIVVHRVLAEPGPHPGLRVCAGGAVFSLSLSIPFRMMAQTYGNFFFAAVLLFMGLALELWRLKRSQKGLPANHTNGRELI, from the coding sequence ATGCCGGAGCTCGCGGCGGGCGCGCCCAGAATGAATTCGTTCGCGGACCGCATGAATCGCGACGCGGTCTTTCGAATCCTCCTTTGGGTTTTCGGCGCGGTGTTATTCGTCTTCGCGCTGGTTCCCGTGCTGCATGGCCTGCGCGGCCACAGCACAAAAGATTATTGGGTTTGGTTCGAGACCGGCAAAACGGTTTTGCAGGGCACGGAAATCTATCCGGACCCTCGCTGGAACAAATTCCCTTTCATGTATCCCCCGCCCTGCGCGCTTTTCCTGGCGCCGCTCAGCGCGCTTGGGCAAACAGGCTTGATCATCGTCCTGGTGGTGGTGAATGCCGTCGCCTGGATTTGCAGCATTATCTTTTCGGTTCGCCTCGCCACCGGCGGCAAAGAGCGCGGGCACGTTCTTCTCTATTTGATTCCTGGCTTGATCATGGGGACCCAGGTTTGGGGAAATTTCCTTTTAGGACAACCCAGCCTGGTGCTGCTCGCGTTGATGCTGGGCGCTTTTGTTGCGCTTCGGCAGAAATTGCAATCCCTCGCGGGCGGCCTGATCGCGCTCGCCGCGGCCATCAAAGCGTTCCCGCTCCTCGGGATCGTCTATTTGATTTACCGCCGTTACTGGGTGGCAACGGCGACCATGGTGCTGACGTTGATCTTCCTGCTGATCCTCGCACTCCCTTTTCGGGGATACGATCTGGCCAAACAGGACCTGCAAAGGTGGACCAGCGGAATGCTGTTCAAATACGATGAGTCCGGCGTGGGCCAGCGGCTGGGCCGGAGCGTTTCCTGGAAGAACCAATCGATCTGGGGAGTGGCGAACCGGTTACTCCGCCACGTGGAATACGATCATCGCTACGAGCCGCATACGCCGGTGTATGCGAATTTCGCCGATCTGGAATTTGGCACGGTGAACCGGATCATCCTGGCGACGGCGCTCCTGTTCGGCCTCACGTTCATCGCGGTGATGCCTCGTGCTTCGGGGCGAACGCGGGAAACGGACGCGATCGAATTCGCGCTTCTGCTCCTCCTGATGCTTCTCTTTACCCCGCTCTCTTTCGGCTACCTGTTTGTCTGGCTCCTCTATCCCCTGACCATTGTGGTCCACCGCGTTTTGGCAGAACCAGGACCTCACCCGGGATTGCGGGTCTGCGCGGGCGGCGCGGTCTTTTCGCTTTCCCTCTCGATTCCGTTCCGCATGATGGCGCAGACTTATGGGAACTTCTTTTTCGCGGCGGTTCTACTCTTCATGGGACTGGCTCTCGAGCTTTGGCGCCTGAAACGAAGCCAGAAAGGGCTGCCCGCGAATCACACGAATGGACGAGAATTAATATGA